One Arthrobacter sp. StoSoilB20 DNA segment encodes these proteins:
- a CDS encoding ABC transporter substrate-binding protein, whose protein sequence is MRRLTVQFVAAAAVLGLAACTGAPGSAPSSSSSSTAPAEPAATFNFGTASMPLGLDPAMTADSESYRVTRQVLEGLVGVDGATGETTPLLATEWKDSNNGLSYDFTLRSAVTFHDGTPLDAAAVCANFNRWFTFSSELRKQAPGISFQGVFKAYSDEPVFSIFKDCKVVSATDVQINLTRPFTGFLQALTLPAFAISSPTALEAQKANVLDQTLNGQAVSAYASHPVGTGPYEFSAWDENKITLATYKGYWGNRGQIATINFIPYDRAETRQQALLDGKIDAYDLVTPSTFDQLVKKGVQIIQRDPFSVMYLGINQATAPLDKLEVRQAIEMAVDKETLIRRFFIDNTAQASQFVPPKLSGFNNNAPSLGYNPDKAKALLEKAGYKGEEIKFYYPLNATRAYMPTPEKIYAEISRQLVAVGLNIKPVPVDWEGGYLQRVQSAGDRGLHLLGWNGSYADADNFLGPLFGEKRAEFGYADSEVFHKIERARAMPDGDDRNAQYQAINAEIAASVPAVPIAFPISALALSNKVESYPASPVLNEVFTNVRLKP, encoded by the coding sequence ATGCGGCGACTGACCGTACAGTTCGTAGCTGCAGCAGCGGTTTTAGGGCTGGCAGCATGCACAGGAGCGCCGGGATCTGCGCCGTCTTCGTCTTCCAGCAGTACAGCTCCCGCAGAGCCTGCTGCCACCTTCAATTTCGGTACTGCCTCCATGCCCCTTGGGCTCGATCCCGCCATGACCGCGGATTCAGAGTCCTACCGGGTCACCCGCCAGGTCCTCGAAGGACTGGTGGGCGTCGATGGCGCCACAGGTGAGACCACTCCCCTTTTGGCCACGGAGTGGAAAGACAGCAACAACGGGCTCAGCTACGATTTCACGCTCCGCTCCGCAGTAACCTTCCACGATGGCACCCCACTTGACGCTGCAGCTGTCTGCGCAAACTTCAACCGCTGGTTCACCTTTTCCTCCGAGCTCCGGAAACAAGCTCCCGGGATCTCTTTCCAAGGGGTGTTCAAGGCTTACTCGGACGAACCCGTGTTCTCCATCTTCAAAGACTGCAAAGTGGTCTCTGCCACTGACGTCCAGATCAACCTGACGCGGCCTTTCACCGGTTTCCTCCAGGCGTTGACCCTTCCCGCCTTCGCCATTTCCTCGCCCACGGCCCTGGAAGCACAAAAAGCGAACGTGCTGGACCAGACCCTCAACGGCCAGGCCGTGTCCGCCTACGCCAGCCACCCCGTGGGGACGGGCCCATATGAATTCAGTGCCTGGGATGAGAATAAAATCACCCTGGCCACCTACAAGGGCTACTGGGGCAACCGCGGCCAGATAGCAACCATCAACTTCATTCCCTACGACCGCGCCGAAACGCGTCAGCAAGCCCTCCTGGACGGCAAGATCGATGCCTACGACCTGGTCACCCCCAGCACGTTTGACCAACTGGTAAAGAAGGGCGTGCAGATCATCCAGCGCGATCCGTTCTCCGTGATGTACCTCGGGATCAACCAGGCAACAGCCCCGTTGGACAAGCTCGAGGTCCGGCAGGCAATCGAAATGGCAGTCGATAAAGAAACACTGATCCGGCGGTTCTTCATCGACAACACGGCCCAGGCCTCGCAGTTCGTGCCGCCCAAGCTCAGCGGCTTCAACAACAATGCCCCCTCCCTGGGGTACAACCCCGATAAAGCCAAGGCCTTGCTGGAAAAGGCGGGCTACAAGGGCGAGGAAATCAAGTTCTACTACCCGTTGAATGCCACCCGCGCCTACATGCCCACTCCGGAGAAGATCTACGCTGAAATCAGCCGCCAGCTGGTTGCCGTGGGCTTGAACATCAAGCCGGTGCCCGTGGACTGGGAGGGCGGCTACCTGCAACGGGTCCAGTCGGCCGGAGACCGCGGCCTGCACCTCCTGGGGTGGAACGGCTCCTACGCTGACGCCGACAACTTCCTGGGGCCGCTCTTCGGCGAGAAACGCGCCGAGTTCGGCTATGCGGATTCAGAAGTATTCCACAAAATCGAACGGGCACGCGCCATGCCTGATGGTGACGACCGCAACGCCCAGTACCAGGCCATCAATGCCGAAATCGCAGCCTCGGTCCCGGCAGTGCCCATCGCCTTCCCCATCTCGGCGTTGGCGCTGTCCAACAAGGTGGAAAGCTACCCGGCTTCACCGGTCCTCAACGAAGTTTTCACGAACGTCCGCTTAAAGCCTTGA
- a CDS encoding malate:quinone oxidoreductase has translation MTFISKTQHADVVLIGGGIMSATLGAFIKQLEPTWTISLFERLDEAGLESSGPWNNAGTGHAALCELNYSPAAKDGSVDPSKALHINEQFQLSRQFWSHLVDSSVIGSPKGFINTVPHMSFVIGDDHADFLKTRYEALKPNTLFRSMEYTEDQDQIAKWAPLIVKGRDRKQRVAATRAAEGTDVDFGALTRELTTYLQDSGAEVNYGHDVTNINRAAGGGWDLSIKHHKSGEHGRIHAKFVFVGAGGGALHLLQASGIPESKGYGGFPVSGQFFRCTDDAITSQHSAKVYGQASVGAPPMSVPHLDTRYVDGKRSLLFGPYAGFSTNFLKTSSYLDLPLSIRPGNIIPMLAVAKDNMDLTAYLIKEVAKRHEAKVEALREYYPEAAGGNWELITAGQRVQIIKKHPQKGGVLQFGTEVIASRDGSIGALLGASPGASTAVPIMIELLQKSFPKNFKGWQSKLKDMMPGYGVKLNENPELAAELEASTARSLQLEVANAVQS, from the coding sequence GTGACCTTCATTTCCAAGACTCAACATGCCGACGTCGTCCTTATTGGCGGCGGAATCATGAGCGCCACCCTTGGTGCGTTCATCAAGCAACTCGAACCCACCTGGACCATCTCCCTGTTCGAACGACTCGACGAAGCGGGGCTTGAGAGCTCCGGACCGTGGAACAACGCCGGCACCGGACATGCCGCGCTGTGTGAGCTTAACTACTCGCCCGCAGCCAAAGACGGCTCCGTGGACCCCTCCAAGGCCCTCCACATCAACGAGCAGTTCCAGCTCTCGCGCCAGTTCTGGTCCCACCTCGTGGACAGCAGCGTTATCGGTTCCCCCAAGGGCTTCATCAACACCGTTCCGCACATGAGCTTCGTCATTGGCGACGACCACGCGGACTTCCTCAAGACCCGGTACGAGGCACTGAAGCCCAACACACTGTTCCGCAGCATGGAATACACCGAGGACCAGGACCAGATTGCCAAGTGGGCGCCCCTGATCGTCAAGGGACGCGACCGTAAGCAACGGGTTGCCGCTACCCGGGCTGCTGAAGGCACCGACGTCGATTTCGGCGCCCTGACCCGTGAGCTGACCACCTACCTGCAGGACAGCGGCGCCGAGGTCAATTACGGCCACGACGTCACCAACATCAACCGGGCTGCAGGTGGCGGCTGGGACCTTTCCATCAAGCATCACAAGTCCGGCGAGCACGGCCGGATCCATGCGAAGTTCGTCTTCGTCGGGGCCGGCGGCGGAGCCCTGCACCTCCTCCAGGCTTCCGGCATTCCCGAGAGCAAGGGCTACGGCGGTTTCCCCGTTTCCGGCCAGTTCTTCCGCTGCACGGACGACGCCATCACGTCCCAGCACAGCGCCAAGGTGTACGGGCAGGCATCCGTAGGAGCGCCGCCCATGTCCGTACCGCACCTGGACACCCGCTACGTGGACGGCAAGCGTTCGCTGCTGTTCGGCCCGTACGCCGGTTTCTCCACCAACTTCCTGAAGACCTCCAGCTACCTGGACCTGCCGTTGTCCATCCGGCCGGGAAACATCATTCCCATGCTGGCTGTAGCCAAGGACAACATGGACCTCACCGCTTACCTCATCAAAGAGGTGGCCAAGCGCCATGAGGCCAAGGTTGAGGCGCTGCGCGAGTACTACCCGGAAGCTGCCGGTGGTAACTGGGAACTGATCACGGCCGGCCAGCGTGTACAAATCATCAAGAAGCACCCTCAGAAGGGTGGCGTCCTGCAGTTCGGCACCGAGGTCATTGCCTCCCGCGATGGTTCGATTGGCGCACTGCTGGGTGCCTCTCCGGGAGCCTCCACTGCTGTACCAATCATGATCGAACTGCTCCAGAAGTCCTTCCCGAAGAACTTCAAGGGCTGGCAGTCCAAGCTCAAGGACATGATGCCCGGCTACGGCGTCAAGCTCAACGAGAACCCTGAGCTCGCTGCCGAACTCGAAGCAAGCACCGCGCGTTCGCTGCAACTCGAAGTGGCAAACGCCGTCCAAAGCTAG
- a CDS encoding efflux RND transporter permease subunit produces the protein MFRLAKLSLGNRALIALITVFAAVFGVITMGSLKQELIPSIEFPQITVVTSMPGASPEVVDKQLSQPLETALNSVEGLESTTSTSRNGVSQITMVFTYGSNLDRARNQIDRAISNAKRVLPADVEPQSIAGNISDFPIVYLAVSSDKPLSELNADLLRLSVPRLQKIDGVRGADVTGGASQHILIEPRPADLAATGASIQAISSALKNNGTLVPVGTIEDQGKTLSLQLGSPVDSLEIIKGLPLAGAKTAATIGSVADVSIEDDAATSITRTNGKPTLALSVTKKPEGDTVAISHAVRDAIAPMQEELGNNATFTPVFDQAPFIEKSIKDLTTEGLLGLGFAVAVIMVFLMSVRSTLVTAVSIPLSLLITFIGISATGYSLNILTLGALTIAIGRVVDDSIVVIENIKRHLSYGEDKLTAILTSIREVAGAITASTLTTVAVFLPIAFVGDLAGELFRPFALTVTIALLSSLLVSLTIVPVLAYWFLASPTQGAATQASLREAAAKAREAEERSRLQRGYLPILAKTQKHPVITLSAAALILVATVAVSPLLATDLLGRSGENSMTVRQVLPAGTSLQTTSDEASKIEDSLKGINGIKDVQVTSGNAQTGFAALTSTGSSNSTFTIVTDEKVNQAKLQDEVRSKLQGAAGKITVGSQQGGFGTSSTVDITIRAANSADLQTASDATVKAMEGVPGSSEVATNLASKQSVVQVRVDRAKAVAAGLTEEQVGAFLASTVSPIPAGTVRIDTNDYPVQIGEGTRFTSIASVRALQLPTARGGVALETIAAVEQVDTPVSITSSNGQRTARVTVTPSGSNLGSVSAAVQERLASLELPAGVTATIGGATTQQAESFRQLGLALLAAIAIVYVIMVAAFKSLIQPLILLVSVPFAATGAVGLLLVTGVPLGLPSLIGMLMLVGIVVTNAIVLIDLINQYRKPHDGSPGMNVAEAITHGARQRLRPILMTALATVFALTPMALGLTGGGGFISQPLAIVVIGGLVSSTALTLVLVPVLYKLVEGRREKKDLLKALKEKPAPESGSGTAAPAGNAAGGSSDEFQDWTTGMIPRVKGRRAAHNPGE, from the coding sequence ATGTTCCGCCTGGCCAAGCTTTCTCTGGGAAACCGGGCCCTGATCGCGCTGATCACCGTCTTCGCTGCGGTGTTCGGCGTGATCACCATGGGATCCCTGAAGCAGGAACTCATACCGTCCATCGAGTTCCCGCAGATCACTGTGGTGACCTCGATGCCGGGCGCCTCTCCGGAGGTGGTGGACAAGCAATTGAGCCAGCCCCTGGAAACAGCACTGAACAGTGTTGAGGGGCTGGAGTCCACCACGTCGACCTCCCGCAACGGTGTTTCGCAAATCACCATGGTGTTCACCTACGGGTCCAACCTTGACCGGGCACGCAACCAGATTGACCGGGCCATCTCGAACGCCAAGCGGGTTCTGCCGGCCGACGTCGAGCCACAGTCCATTGCCGGGAACATCAGCGATTTCCCGATTGTCTACCTGGCCGTGTCCTCGGACAAACCGCTGAGCGAACTCAACGCGGACCTCTTGCGGTTGAGCGTTCCCCGGCTGCAGAAGATCGACGGAGTCCGCGGCGCCGACGTCACGGGCGGAGCCAGCCAGCACATCCTGATCGAGCCGCGTCCGGCGGATCTGGCCGCTACTGGAGCGTCCATCCAGGCCATCAGCAGTGCTTTGAAGAACAATGGCACCTTGGTCCCCGTGGGCACCATCGAGGACCAGGGAAAGACGCTGTCCCTCCAGCTCGGAAGTCCGGTTGATTCGCTGGAGATCATCAAGGGGCTTCCCCTGGCCGGCGCCAAGACCGCGGCCACTATCGGGTCGGTAGCCGATGTCAGCATCGAAGACGACGCCGCCACTTCCATTACGCGCACCAACGGCAAGCCGACGCTGGCGCTGTCCGTCACCAAAAAGCCCGAGGGCGATACCGTGGCGATTTCCCATGCCGTGCGGGACGCGATCGCACCTATGCAGGAAGAACTCGGCAACAACGCAACGTTCACACCGGTCTTCGACCAGGCTCCGTTCATTGAGAAGTCCATCAAGGACCTCACCACCGAAGGACTCCTTGGACTGGGCTTCGCCGTGGCCGTCATCATGGTGTTCCTCATGTCCGTACGATCGACCTTGGTGACCGCTGTTTCGATACCGCTGTCCCTGCTGATTACCTTCATCGGCATCTCGGCCACGGGCTATTCGCTGAACATCCTGACCTTGGGTGCCCTGACCATTGCGATCGGGCGCGTGGTTGACGACTCGATCGTGGTGATCGAGAACATCAAGAGGCACCTCAGTTACGGCGAAGACAAGCTGACAGCCATCTTGACCTCCATCAGGGAAGTCGCCGGGGCCATCACCGCTTCGACGTTGACCACCGTTGCCGTCTTCCTGCCCATTGCCTTTGTGGGAGACCTGGCCGGGGAGCTGTTCCGGCCTTTCGCCCTCACAGTGACCATCGCCCTGCTGTCCTCATTGCTGGTCTCGCTCACGATCGTGCCGGTCCTGGCCTACTGGTTCCTCGCTTCCCCGACACAGGGAGCGGCGACCCAGGCTTCCCTCCGGGAAGCTGCGGCAAAAGCCCGGGAAGCCGAGGAAAGAAGCAGGCTCCAGCGCGGCTATCTTCCAATCCTGGCGAAAACACAGAAACACCCGGTTATCACGTTGTCCGCCGCCGCCTTGATCCTTGTGGCAACGGTCGCCGTTTCACCGCTCCTGGCCACTGACCTGCTGGGCCGCTCCGGCGAGAACAGCATGACCGTACGCCAAGTGCTTCCAGCCGGCACGAGCCTGCAGACCACAAGCGATGAGGCAAGCAAGATCGAGGATTCCCTCAAGGGCATCAACGGCATCAAAGACGTGCAGGTCACCTCCGGAAACGCCCAGACAGGCTTCGCCGCCCTGACCTCCACAGGTTCCTCCAACTCGACGTTCACCATTGTGACTGATGAGAAAGTGAACCAGGCCAAGCTCCAGGATGAGGTCCGCTCCAAGCTCCAAGGCGCGGCAGGAAAGATCACTGTCGGGTCCCAGCAAGGTGGATTCGGCACATCTTCCACGGTGGACATCACTATCCGGGCAGCGAACTCCGCCGATCTCCAAACGGCCAGCGACGCCACGGTGAAGGCCATGGAAGGAGTGCCCGGCAGTTCGGAGGTAGCCACCAACCTGGCCTCCAAGCAATCAGTGGTCCAGGTCCGCGTTGACCGCGCCAAGGCCGTGGCCGCCGGATTGACCGAGGAGCAGGTTGGGGCCTTCCTTGCTTCCACCGTCAGCCCCATCCCTGCCGGCACCGTGCGCATCGATACCAACGACTACCCTGTGCAGATCGGTGAGGGCACACGGTTCACCAGCATTGCTTCGGTGCGGGCGCTCCAGCTCCCCACAGCCCGGGGTGGCGTGGCGCTGGAGACCATCGCCGCCGTCGAGCAGGTTGATACTCCTGTGTCCATCACCAGCAGCAATGGGCAGCGTACAGCGCGGGTGACCGTCACGCCGTCGGGTTCCAACCTGGGCAGCGTCAGCGCCGCGGTCCAGGAGCGCCTAGCATCCCTGGAACTTCCGGCCGGGGTTACAGCCACCATCGGAGGTGCGACCACCCAGCAGGCGGAGTCGTTCCGGCAGTTGGGCCTGGCACTGCTGGCAGCCATCGCGATTGTGTACGTGATCATGGTGGCAGCGTTCAAGTCACTCATCCAGCCCCTGATCCTGCTGGTCTCCGTGCCGTTCGCGGCAACGGGAGCGGTAGGCCTGCTCCTGGTGACCGGTGTTCCGCTGGGCCTGCCCTCGTTGATCGGCATGCTGATGTTGGTAGGCATCGTAGTCACCAACGCCATTGTCCTCATTGACCTCATCAACCAGTACCGCAAGCCCCACGATGGCAGCCCCGGCATGAACGTCGCGGAGGCCATTACGCACGGCGCCCGCCAGCGGCTCCGCCCCATCCTCATGACGGCGTTGGCCACGGTGTTCGCACTGACGCCCATGGCATTGGGACTTACCGGCGGCGGCGGCTTCATTTCACAGCCCCTGGCGATCGTGGTGATCGGAGGCCTGGTCTCCTCCACGGCGTTGACCTTGGTGCTGGTCCCGGTCCTCTACAAACTGGTGGAGGGACGCAGGGAAAAGAAAGACTTGCTGAAGGCCTTGAAGGAGAAGCCGGCACCTGAATCCGGAAGCGGAACAGCCGCCCCGGCAGGAAACGCGGCCGGTGGCTCCTCCGATGAATTCCAGGATTGGACCACGGGGATGATTCCCAGGGTCAAGGGTCGCCGCGCTGCCCACAACCCCGGCGAATAG
- a CDS encoding LLM class flavin-dependent oxidoreductase, with product MQIGVFSVSDITADPTTGRTPTENERIKASVAIAKKVEEIGMDVYALGEHHNRPFFSSSPTTTLAYIAAQTERITLSTATTLITTNDPVKIAEDFAMLQHLSDGRVDLVLGRGNTAPVYPWFGKNIQDGVELAIENYSLLRKLWDEDTVNWSGKFRTPLQNFTSTPRPLDGVAPFVWHGSIRTPQIAEVAAYFGDGFFANNIFWPKEHYQQLIGLYRERYEHYGHGKADQAIVGLGGQFFMRKNSQDAVKEFRPYFDNAPVYGHGPSLEDFTSQTPLTVGSPQEVIEKTLTFREAFGDYQRQLFLIDHAGLPLKTVLEQLDLFGEEVLPVLRKEYAAMKPAHVPDAPTHASRVAASLEVKVSESATAGAAGQDA from the coding sequence ATGCAGATCGGCGTATTCAGCGTCAGCGACATCACAGCTGACCCCACCACGGGCCGCACACCCACGGAGAACGAACGCATCAAGGCCTCCGTTGCCATCGCCAAAAAGGTCGAAGAAATCGGCATGGATGTCTATGCCCTTGGCGAGCACCACAACCGGCCGTTCTTCTCCTCCTCCCCCACCACGACGTTGGCCTACATCGCTGCCCAGACCGAGCGCATCACGCTGTCCACGGCCACCACACTGATCACCACCAACGATCCTGTGAAGATTGCCGAAGACTTCGCAATGCTTCAGCACCTCTCCGACGGCCGCGTGGACCTGGTCCTTGGCCGCGGCAACACTGCACCGGTCTACCCCTGGTTCGGCAAGAACATCCAGGACGGCGTTGAGTTGGCCATTGAGAACTACAGCCTGCTCCGCAAGCTGTGGGATGAGGACACCGTCAACTGGTCGGGCAAGTTCCGCACGCCTCTGCAGAACTTCACCTCCACGCCGCGCCCCCTCGACGGCGTCGCCCCGTTCGTGTGGCACGGTTCAATCCGCACACCGCAGATCGCGGAAGTTGCCGCGTACTTTGGCGATGGCTTCTTCGCCAACAACATCTTCTGGCCCAAGGAGCACTACCAGCAGCTGATCGGCCTCTACCGTGAGCGTTACGAGCACTACGGGCACGGCAAGGCAGACCAGGCAATTGTGGGACTCGGCGGTCAGTTCTTCATGAGGAAGAACTCCCAGGACGCGGTGAAGGAATTCCGCCCGTACTTCGACAACGCACCGGTCTACGGCCATGGACCGTCCTTGGAAGACTTCACCTCCCAAACGCCCCTGACCGTGGGAAGCCCCCAGGAAGTCATCGAAAAGACGCTGACTTTCCGTGAGGCCTTCGGCGACTACCAGCGCCAGTTGTTCCTGATCGACCACGCCGGACTTCCCCTGAAGACCGTGCTTGAGCAGCTGGACCTGTTTGGCGAGGAAGTCCTTCCTGTCCTGCGCAAGGAGTACGCCGCCATGAAGCCCGCCCACGTACCGGACGCTCCGACCCACGCATCACGCGTGGCCGCTTCGCTGGAGGTAAAGGTCAGCGAATCCGCTACTGCAGGTGCCGCGGGGCAGGACGCCTGA
- a CDS encoding MarR family winged helix-turn-helix transcriptional regulator, whose protein sequence is MSGPTGAGSSAVRLAAETWESLFRSQVAVMRKLQSGPAFKTLPVKEYDVLFTLSKCPSGQLRLNEINDKVLLSQSSLSRLVDRLEKRGLVERTAAPDDGRGVLLSLTEAGSELQKAIGRDHVRDIAHLVGPALTPEEQRELLRLTEKLRASVAGH, encoded by the coding sequence ATGTCCGGTCCAACGGGCGCTGGGTCCTCCGCCGTTCGCCTCGCCGCCGAAACCTGGGAGTCGCTCTTCCGCTCCCAGGTGGCGGTGATGCGGAAACTTCAGTCAGGTCCGGCGTTCAAGACCCTGCCCGTCAAGGAATACGACGTCCTTTTCACGTTGTCCAAGTGCCCTTCCGGCCAGCTGCGGCTCAATGAGATCAACGACAAGGTTCTGCTGAGCCAGTCGAGCCTGAGCCGTTTGGTGGATCGCCTGGAGAAGCGCGGATTGGTGGAGCGGACGGCAGCCCCCGACGACGGCCGCGGAGTGCTGCTCTCACTCACCGAGGCCGGAAGCGAGCTTCAAAAAGCCATCGGACGGGACCATGTGAGGGACATCGCCCACTTGGTGGGGCCCGCCCTCACACCCGAAGAACAGCGCGAACTACTCCGCCTGACCGAAAAACTCCGCGCCTCGGTGGCCGGACATTAG
- a CDS encoding transglutaminase family protein, whose protein sequence is MERNVAATLVFKTAANTKVAMAIAVAQNSGYDSVTETLSITAAGGELPFAELSDHHGGRFHYLEFTEPSEVTVEYRATVHGVGIPETSNPMELIRYVRPSRYAESDRLLPTSYAEFGNLQGVELLQAVRDWVNGELRYVSGSSRGTDGAVETLLHRKGVCRDFAHLAIALLRAKDIPARLAAVYAPGLSPMDFHAVAEAYVDGAWYIIDPTGLAPRESMLRITAGRDSSDTAFLSTVGGSLTLKTLNVSASVNGELPVENLRELVRLR, encoded by the coding sequence ATGGAACGCAACGTTGCTGCCACGCTCGTTTTCAAGACCGCAGCCAACACCAAAGTAGCCATGGCCATAGCCGTGGCCCAAAATTCCGGCTACGACTCAGTGACCGAAACCCTGTCCATCACGGCGGCCGGTGGGGAGCTTCCCTTTGCCGAACTCAGCGACCACCACGGCGGACGCTTCCACTACCTTGAGTTCACCGAGCCCAGTGAAGTGACCGTGGAGTACAGGGCAACTGTCCACGGCGTTGGCATCCCCGAAACCTCCAATCCCATGGAACTGATCCGCTACGTCCGGCCCAGCAGATATGCGGAGTCGGACAGGCTGCTGCCTACTTCCTATGCCGAGTTCGGAAACCTGCAAGGCGTTGAACTGCTTCAGGCTGTCCGCGACTGGGTCAACGGTGAACTCCGTTACGTCAGCGGTTCTTCGCGGGGTACTGATGGAGCCGTGGAAACGTTGCTGCACCGCAAGGGCGTGTGCCGCGATTTTGCCCATCTGGCGATCGCCCTGCTGCGGGCCAAAGACATTCCCGCGCGGCTCGCGGCTGTGTACGCTCCCGGGCTGAGTCCCATGGATTTCCATGCCGTTGCCGAAGCCTACGTTGACGGCGCCTGGTACATCATCGATCCCACAGGCCTTGCTCCGCGCGAATCCATGCTGAGGATCACCGCCGGCCGGGATTCCTCGGACACGGCGTTCCTGTCCACCGTAGGCGGCAGCCTGACGCTGAAGACACTCAATGTCAGTGCTTCGGTCAATGGCGAGCTCCCGGTGGAAAACCTCCGGGAGCTCGTCAGGCTTCGCTAA
- a CDS encoding DUF1684 domain-containing protein: MAPDQQDYFEDDIPTMSAVDIADWRLRTFALYDKVRQLAATNPFDAHVFWRQERDLMFATHPASALTAGMKASFSGLRTADYDPAFRRHAVLLPDGSGQEMNVETGTDGVVPFVRIGTFDLDELGSLAVWRLRSYGGGIFVPFRDTTAGKDGGSYGAGRYLLDTVKGSFHGTRSSSGEPEFILDFNFAYNPSCAYNEAWACPLAGPDNRLATDIPVGELYLG, from the coding sequence ATGGCTCCCGATCAGCAGGACTATTTCGAGGACGACATCCCCACCATGTCAGCGGTTGATATAGCCGACTGGCGCCTGCGGACGTTCGCCCTGTACGACAAAGTGCGTCAACTTGCAGCCACCAATCCTTTCGACGCCCACGTTTTCTGGCGCCAGGAGCGGGACCTGATGTTTGCCACCCATCCGGCATCCGCGCTGACGGCCGGGATGAAGGCCTCCTTTTCAGGACTGCGTACGGCTGACTACGACCCCGCCTTCCGCAGGCACGCGGTGTTGCTCCCTGACGGATCCGGGCAGGAAATGAATGTTGAGACAGGCACCGACGGCGTTGTGCCGTTTGTCAGGATCGGCACCTTCGACTTGGATGAACTGGGCTCTTTGGCAGTGTGGCGGCTCAGGAGCTACGGCGGCGGGATCTTTGTCCCGTTCCGTGACACAACCGCTGGCAAGGATGGCGGAAGCTACGGGGCGGGTCGGTACCTGTTGGACACGGTCAAGGGCTCTTTCCACGGCACCAGGAGCTCCTCCGGTGAACCGGAGTTCATCCTGGATTTCAACTTTGCCTACAATCCCTCCTGCGCCTACAACGAGGCTTGGGCGTGCCCCTTGGCAGGACCGGACAACCGGTTGGCCACAGACATTCCCGTGGGCGAACTCTACCTGGGCTAG
- a CDS encoding SLC13 family permease: protein MRLAIIGLVLLVAGVVTVATGVLPWHEVAVLVDRVAPILAFVVAMTVVTELVSEAGTFQWIARRLRRWGRGRGVLLWLLLALFAVLSTIFLSLDTTAVLLTPVVVTVARQAGLPVLPSALTTVWLANTASLLLPISNLTNLLAQHNLGGISPAQFARLMWAPSLAAIVVPLVFVAVVFRRELRKTYALDSARPAPGPTSAAAPDRVLLGASAVVLVLLLPALVSGAAIWIPATAAALVLAAFFAIRRPKVLKVTLIPWSLLLFTCGLFLVVEATQYLGASVLLGQVAGEGSGFVELLRLAMTGALGSNVVNNLPAYLLAEPLAGSPVRMAALLIGVNAGPLITPWASLATLLWHDRLVRMNVLIKWKGYAVLGLIVAPLTITAAIAALAVVGPGGVFG, encoded by the coding sequence ATGCGCCTGGCGATCATCGGATTGGTTCTCCTCGTGGCAGGCGTGGTAACCGTTGCCACGGGCGTTTTGCCGTGGCACGAAGTAGCCGTCCTGGTAGACCGGGTGGCGCCCATCCTGGCGTTCGTTGTTGCCATGACCGTGGTCACCGAGCTCGTCAGTGAGGCAGGGACTTTCCAGTGGATTGCCCGGCGACTCCGGAGATGGGGTCGTGGCCGTGGTGTCCTGTTGTGGTTGCTGCTTGCGCTGTTCGCCGTCCTGAGCACGATCTTCCTGTCGCTGGATACGACGGCGGTCCTGCTGACTCCGGTGGTGGTCACCGTAGCCCGCCAAGCCGGGTTGCCCGTCCTGCCCTCGGCGTTGACCACGGTGTGGCTGGCGAATACGGCGAGTCTGTTGCTGCCGATTTCCAATCTGACGAACCTCCTGGCGCAGCACAATCTGGGTGGCATCAGCCCGGCACAGTTTGCCCGCCTGATGTGGGCTCCGTCCCTGGCGGCAATTGTGGTTCCGTTGGTGTTCGTTGCAGTGGTGTTCCGGCGCGAGCTGCGCAAGACCTACGCCTTGGATTCCGCACGACCCGCCCCAGGGCCAACATCGGCCGCCGCCCCTGATCGGGTGCTGCTGGGTGCCAGCGCCGTGGTCCTGGTTCTCCTCTTGCCGGCCCTGGTGTCCGGTGCGGCGATCTGGATTCCGGCCACCGCCGCAGCCTTGGTGCTGGCGGCGTTTTTCGCCATTCGGCGCCCGAAAGTGCTTAAGGTGACGCTGATTCCGTGGTCGCTGCTGCTTTTTACGTGCGGCCTTTTCCTGGTGGTCGAAGCAACCCAGTACCTTGGAGCTTCCGTGTTGCTTGGGCAGGTGGCAGGGGAAGGAAGCGGCTTCGTCGAACTGCTGAGGTTGGCCATGACAGGTGCGCTCGGATCCAATGTGGTCAACAACCTGCCTGCTTATCTTTTGGCCGAGCCGCTGGCAGGAAGTCCAGTGCGGATGGCTGCACTCTTGATAGGTGTCAATGCAGGACCCCTGATCACGCCATGGGCTTCCCTGGCCACCCTGCTGTGGCACGATCGCCTGGTCCGGATGAACGTGTTGATCAAGTGGAAGGGTTACGCGGTGTTGGGCTTGATCGTGGCCCCGTTGACCATAACGGCGGCCATCGCGGCCCTCGCAGTCGTTGGCCCAGGAGGGGTGTTTGGCTAG